GGCTGGGAATAGCTAAGGAGAGGTAGGGGAAACTCGGCCTAGGTTTAAGTTAACCTCAGTGAGATTTGTATGAAATAGGATACGTGGATGAGCAGAAGGGACAAGTGTACGTAAGAATGGGGTTATTATCTTGACAAAGTCCTTTGATGCTGAACTGTAaacataactctatatatatatatatatatatatatatatatatatatatatataaatgtatatatatatatatatatatatatatatatatgtatatatatatatatatatatatatatatatacatttatatatatatatatatatatatatatatacatacatatatacatatatatatatatatatatatatatatatatatacacacacatatatatatatatgtatatatatatatatatatatatatacatatatatatatatatatatatatacagtgtgcgtACGATGATTGCGCGAAACTGCATAAGCAGAATACGCAATGAAAAGTAAAGCGTAAACTATGGGTTACATAGCGGGGAAAAACAAAGTACCTAATATATACTCTAACTTTCATGAATCTAAAATATATCAAACaattaagaatttatatataaaaccataaaaaaccCCGATCGGTTGCTCGGCCATAGCGTACAACGCTCCCTCGACTCGCGGCCATCATTGTGTATTAAtcagattttattttgtttctaaatATATTAGTCATATTTCGATCTATACAGGCATTAGAGCATAAATATACAAAGAAGTTATAATATACACAATTTTTTGGTTGGTTGGTGATGAAGCCCACAGGGAGATTATGACGTAATACTTTTGAAAAAAGAAGTTGGAATAAGGATCCAAattggaggaagaaaaacagatacGACATTCGAGTATCGTTAATCTGAtgtgcattataataataatatcaataataataataataataatcataaaaatagttttataaaatcaAAATGTATTATTTTCCTACTGAGAAAACACTTATTTGATTTTCTTCAAAAATTCGCCCTGTAACATCAACATATGATTTAGTTTTCAGAACATATCAAAATAGTATATAAATGGATCTACCTTTTTTATCAAGATTATCTCGTGTTCACCCGTACAAAATTCCGtctcgattgaaaaaaaaaatcaatattacagGTACCAAATTATACTGGGCTGACCATATTCCTTGGAAAGCCAGGAGTGATGCAACAGctagaaattttatgaaaaaatagagCATCTAACTTTTTTTATTCACGCTTATAACATTTCTCTTAACTAAACTAGAGAAGAATCCTGCTTCTTATCATGAAATTTTCTAATCTACCATGGCTTAAAACCTCAGAAGTTACAATAATGCAGTATTTAGACTCTTGAAAAAATATGGAATCAGATATATTTCAAGGTTCCATTACTGTGACTATAAGTAAAGGGACATTTTAATAACCTAAATCCTGTTTTAGTCACAACTCAGGGTCTTGAAAAATATGAAATCAGATATATTCCAGGGTTCCATGATTGTGACTACAAGTAAAGGGACATTTTAATAACCTAAATACTGTTTTACAGCCACAATTCAGGGTCTCGAAAAGTATGAAATCAAATGTATTCGAGTGTTCCATGATTGTGACTGTAAGTAAAGAGACATTTTAATAACCTAAATCCTGTTTTACAGTCACAACATAGGGTCATGAATATATATGATCTATAAATGATTTCACAATGTTTTTTGAGGAAGTACTTTTAATCGCGACACTGCGATGACCCCTCTGAGATTCAAGCCTACGTTTACACACAAAAAGAATTTCTACTTCTGCACAGCATAGAGTATTTTCTTCCTTGAATACAGAAAACTGTGTGATCAACACACATTATTGATACAAAACGAGCTATCACTGAAACTCTTtacatcaaataaaaacaaaaaaaaaagttaaatcataCCACGATTTACAACACAAAACCTCAGCTATAAAAAATGAACACGTTCACATAGTTGGAGTCAAGAGATCACAAGAAAAGTTCATCCACTAACATCTATCTATGAAGATGTACTGCTAATTCCCTTGCAGATATTAATTCACTCTTCTATACACATTTTGTCTTTTTAAACACAGAACAATAATTTGGCTGAAAAATACATTTCAATTAGCAGTTTCTTGAGACTTCCATCATTTTACCTTATACATTAAATTCAAAAACTTTTGTCAATTGAGCTATTCACCACCAATCTCTATGAGTACATTTTGTTTTCATCTATACAAATAAAAGTACATTTACAGCATCAGATTAACTTTATCGTAGACGAAGGAAGGAAGAGAGAGGAATGACCAGCCAATCTTTGTATCACAATCTCAGCAGATTGGTGTAGTTATTCAGTTAAATTAGCGAATCGTTTAACTAATCTCTACACTAAAGACCTTTCTGTCACGGATAGTCCTTTCTGAATTTTTCATTTACAGAGCTTCTGAACCCCTGATTATAGATAAATTTTCTCAATTGCTGTAGAAAGTATCTAGAACTGAGACAATGTCTGTGTTAATACTAAGACCAGTGTTTACTGTTGCTGGGATTTCATTGATTAAATACAAAATTAGATTCAAGACATTCTTCAACAATGATTATTCTAAGAGAGAATCGATGTCCCCAACACTGACAAATTTTCTACATGAGCCGAAAGATGGTCAGTAGATTTCTCGTAGTAATTTCTTAAATTAGCAGTAGATCAAAAACTTGCAAAAGGCTTTCATTAGAATAACGTACATATAAAAGGAAACAACTGATCATTGGTTCTTCAGACAGTAGTTATGAAAGATTAATGCATTGAGAGAACAAGCTTTCTTCCCTTGATCATCTTACTATAATTTCATTTACAATTTCAGAGGCCTTTTTGCAGTACTAGACTCGAACAGAAATATGGAAAACATTTCCAAAAGTCAGTTTAATTTGTAATGAAATTGCCTTAAACAGCAATTTTTGATATTAGATgaatataaaatagatatttccagaCCAATATTTACGTTTTCAAATCATCAGAAAGGACGAACAGAAGAAAAACAGAGGGAGATCTGCAGAGTTATATGATACATGGTAATCCGTTAGACACACTAAACAAAATGGTCATTGGTAAGTTAACTCGCGTACAGTCTTGACGAACGTTCCACCCACAATGTTAACAAATATGACAGTTAagagatatatgtacagtatttgaaCTGTTCACAAGCCAAGTCCATTGCTTGTTATTAAATATTTCCCGGGAACCATCGTTTTGATGCACAGCAATGGACGATTACTCACAAGGCACAAGATTCAGAGGCAAAGAAGGACGTGTAAAACAGGaaacggaagagacggagaagacgCAGGAGAAAGAATGATATAGAAAACAAGAACTGGAGGAGATAGAGAAGACGCAAGAGACAGGTACAAgacatacagagaaaaaaaaaaagacacttggTCATCATGAACACAAGACTGGCAGAATCCAGACCTCCCGTAAGGCTCTGACGACCGGACGGGAGATGCGAAACGTGAGATCAACTTCCCAAGGGGGGGTATATGGCTATGCAACTTGGGGCATAACGCGGTtttggggggtggagggggggcaGGGcattagcagtagcagcagcagctatGTCGTCATTCACTGATCCGAGGGACAATATGTACTTAACATTGCTTGGGTACCAAATTGCACTTCCAAAATCTTTTTGAAAAAAGACATGAAGTGATTAGTAGAGGCCATCTTGAAACAAACATCCCTAAAAGATTTTGGAATAATAATTCACGGGAAGGAAATCATACTAAAATACATTCGGGAATGGAGGAGGTAGACATTCCATTTGGACATGCTTCCAGAACACATTCCATATGGAAGTGCTCCTAGAGTAAGTAGTGCTTCTGATAAGGGTTTTACTCTTGAAGATTTTGGTAACCTACCAGGGTAAGAATATCTTTTAAAATCTAGGAGCTACACCCATCTATGAATGGGTTTATACTGATGGAGGGTTGGAAAACAGTGGTAGTGTGCACTCCAAGGGAACCTATTCACCACATAAACCTTTTCTTGGGAAACCTCATCTTACTATTAGGAAGGTAGAAAAAATAAGGAGAAAAACCCTGCACTCCAGGTGCAGTTCGTCACAAAACTGGAAATGATTGCAAAAGGAAACATTCTTTAATATTTGACTTATTGTGGACTATTTGAAACAACAAAAGGAGACGTCTCCTTAAGGTTGTAGCAACATAAGTTTAAGTGGAGAAACGGGACCAGCCTGAGACCTGGAAGATTCTATGTTGTACTTTGTGCATCACAACCAGGGAGGCTGATGGGTGCATCACAACCTACATGGACTGATCTTCAGTTCCAGTCCATATTTATGCTATATAAATGCCCATGTCAGCTTATGTGGGACCACAACACACCAACAAATTCAACGGTGATCCGGTGTCAATGGTCCGCTAGCCAAGTGGTGAGGGTATCGAGGGTCGTTAGTACCGTCCAAGTGAAGGTCCCCTTCTTGCAGCTGGCCAGGCAAGTAGTCTTTCCAACTGCGGAACAGGTAACGGGTAAACTTGCGCAGTTGTCGGAATTTGCAGTAGGTAGCACCCTCAGCAGATTCCACTTGTTGTGTCTGAATTAAAAGGCCGCGTTCTCTTAAAGTCTGCTCTAACTTTTCGCGAACTGATGACTTCTTCGATCGTCGTTTACGCTTGGGAGAATCCTCTAGGGGAGGTGCAAATGTTGGAGGCTGCATTCCATGCTCTAGTGTCCCAACTGGGGATGTTGGTGCACTTCCTAAACCAGAGAGGCTACAAGTATCATCTGTGTCACTTTCCAGTCTtattttctttacatctttttcACACTTAGATATATTATCAAGCAGCTTGCCTGAAAGCCGTAAATGTGCCCCTATAGCTTTTGAGTCCCGGGTCATTCCCCGCTCACCTCCACTAAAATAACGCAAGGTTCCACCTGCATCTACACTTACTTTCTTCTTCTCCTCAAGAATAGGGTTTGGCCCACCAgtaaacttaaatttacatatactgacttcggTGCTTGGATCTGCTGGAGGAATGAAAATTGGAGAACGTTTTTTACGCACTCCCCCTGATCCACCTCTAGCACTTCTCCCAGGTGTTCTGTCCTTGGCATATAAATCATGTGGTGAGAGGCGTTCTCGGGCTGCCTCTTCTAACCTCTCCTTCAGGATTGCATGGACGTGACGCGGATGGTGATGTCCTGGTGGTAAAGGTGATGCAGCAGGTACTGGAGAAGGAGAGTGTGGAGACTGGGGCGATACTGCCATGAAATGACTTGGAAGATGCCTGTGGGGAGAGGCAAGAGGTGGTGGAGGAGACATATGTGGGAAAGCAGGAGGCGAAAGGGACGGCATGTGCGATGACTGTGAACAAAGAGAGGGCGTTGAGTGACCAGAACTAAGCCCATCCTCTGACTTCAGGCGATAATCGTGCAACCAGTGAGGTGCTACACCAAGTCGGCCACTGGTTACCCAAGTCACATTGTCGGGAGAGTTGATTCCACTTACACTTGCGGTCTCCTCTTCCTCCATTGGCGGAGATGGTTCTAACTTAATCCTTGGAAGGTCAGGACGACCTCTCGCTGTTTTAGACTGCTCTGGGTCGCACTTTAAAGGCACATCACGAACACATAGGTTGAGAGGCTCGTTCTGATCCTCGGCCTCAGCTGCCGTAAGAGCTGTGTGAAGTAATGAGTAGCTTCTAGACCTCGCTATGGTTTCTTGCTCCATCATTGTGTAATCTTCTGGTGATGCTCCATCTTGATGTaaatgctgttgctgttgttgctgatgatgctgttcaaGATGCTGGTGCAGCTGCTGCAATGAATGATCCAAGTGTTGCATGGGGAGAGACTCGTGTAACATTCGGACATCACCAATGCCAGGAAGACCATAATTTTTGGTGATGAGGTGCGTGATATCAGCTTTCTTGGGCTTTCTGCCTCGTCTGGGTCTGGTGTCCAGCAACATTTCCCCCATGTAAGGCAAATGCTCCTCGGGAGTTATGGTCCCAGGGCTCGGGGGCCCTCGACTTCCGTGTTGGGTCGCCAGCATGATAGAGGGAACGGACTGAGCCCGGGCTAGCGCCACCTGTTGTAACGCTGCCTGGTGTAGATGCGGTCTTGTCAAGAGTAGATCTCTGAGCAGTGCCTCTGTGGCACCTTCTCCTGCCTCGTGAATCGTTATGGGCCGCGGGGACCTCTGGCTGCGGCCACGTCCACGGCCTCCTTTCCTAGGGACTCCACCCTGCAAGCCACCCATTGGGACGTCTCTCATGTCCTTGACAGACGGGTCGCAAACCAAGGTCTCACGATGTTGGCGGGCTGTCGTCGGGGTCGTAGCAGGGGAAGAGTTGGACGAGGCAGCGGCCGCTGCTCTTTGCTCGTGGCGTAAGCTGGCCTCATAGTGGTCGAGATATTCCGGAGGCAGAGCCTGGTGGTGGAACTTCAACTTGAATATCCTCTGACGCCGTCGTCCCCTGAAAATAAAAAATTGTGGTTCAGAAATCTGACACAGATTTAGTCACACATTTACATTAATCTgagatttgaaaaattaaaaaaattctttttatctaTGACTATAAATCTATGAAATGAATTATGAATGGCATTGTAATATTAAAGATACTAGCTGAATATAATACATTTGGAATTTACTGTAGtagataacaataaataaaaaattatataaacaataagagCAATTAAATCTTTAATTTGCAATAAGACATATATAAGTGTACAATTAAATTAATCTGATGTTTATAAAAATAACTCTATAAGAATTTCTTGAAGAAGGTAAGGTTCAATAGCATAGTTTAAGAGTTGGGTTCTAACCCCTACCAATGTTGCAAATGAGTCATAcacagctcaatatatatatatatatatatataacaaataagatGTTTTCCCCTTAAAGAAGAGATGATATTGTAGATAAAAAAACAGTGGTCACTGCCTAATTCACACTTCGACTACAAAATCAGGGATGAAACGAATGTAGAAAATTTCCGCTACATTAACAACTTCATCACCCTATAAACCAACGAAGAGAGATCATCAACAACACGTCAACCCTGTGCGCAAACaaatcttcaaatatatatatatatatatatactgtgtatatatatatatatatatactgtatatatatatatatactgtatatatatatatatatactgtatatatatatatttatatatatatatatactgtatatatatatatatgtgtatatatatatatatatatgtgtgtgtatatatatatatatatacatatatatatatacagatatacatataaatatatatatgcatatatatatatatatatatgatgctcttTTCTTTTAGACAGTGAACATGAGATCCAAAAGGTCAGGTCCTAAGGGTGACCCCGCCGGGAGGAGCTAGATGTCCTAACTTGGTCACACTGCCTGGGAAAAAGGTCACAGTACTCGCTGACCTTAGAAGATACAATCGAAGATTCTTGGTCCAACTAAGGTCTGcaattgcacgagagagagagagagagagagagagagagagagagagatgtactaacAAAGGCCCTGGCTTGCTCAGGAGTCGAACCTGGGATATTTCTTGGTGTAGTTTCCTTAATAAGTGATTTTCTTTTCGGCGCCGATTCGATTTTGTTTTTCTTAgacctattttgagagagagagagagagagagagagagagagagagagagagagaattgtaccatCAAAGGCCCTGGCTTGCTCAGGAGTCGAACCTGAGATATTTCTTGGTGTAGTTTCCCTAACAAGTGATTTTCTTTTCGGCGCCGATTCGATTTTGTCTTTCTTAGACCTATTTTCCTTAACTCCCAATTACTTCTTTCACCTTTGACTATTCTTTATATTATCCCTTTATTTATATCTTCATTTTCACCGCCTAATGGCATTCCATTTGCACCATACGGTACAactttaataacaaaaacaacgacaAGAACAACAGCTCCACTCGAAGCATAAATCGTACCTCCCTCCAAAATGGGTTGAGCGAGGAGGAAGCCCGCGCACTGCAAATGAGCCCTATTCCAAAATTGGGATCGCCAGATAACAGTGAATATGCCTATTTAAGGTCTCGTAACATCGGTGGTTCTACGCCGCAGAGGAGACATAAGGACCTAAAGACATAGAGACGAAGGATGCACTGGCGTCCTTAGGGCTCGCGAGCCTTAGCGACCACGGACGGTTAGACGGTTCTTCCCGCCTGAAATCTACTTACAGCTGTTTATATGGCCAGAGGCTCCATATTATTAATCACTTTATATTGGAGGTCCATATTTGCTCCTTCTTCAAAAGGCTACGGCACCATTTACGCTACGGCTTCATAAGAGTAAGTTTTCGGAGGGAAGGGAGGACAGAAAGGAGTGGGTCTAAGGGGTAGGAACGGTTTGGGGAAGTGGAATTAGTTCGgactccactcccccccccccccacccccaccccttaccCAACTCCATGCCCACATAcggaccatgagagagagagagagagagagagagagagagaaatggaaaagcATGTCTTGGGCATAGACGGACGCATATCATCAAAGCAATTAACTTTTTAGGCGATTGGGATCAAAACGAACATTTTGGCTTTACATTAGTCTAAAGTTTAAAAATATCCAGACCGCCTTGTATATTCTAACGTCAAATAACAGCGCTAGAAACTATAGTATTTGAAAAACACCGTAATTTCTCTCTTTATTGAGAAATATTACTAAATAGCATGCATTACAAATAAGCCAGTTACCCctcatttataaaaaaattaatctcGTTTTCTGTCAGTCAATCGCTTCGTCTGATGGTTGAAGTCAAAGCAAATCggttatatttcttatttcttttatcatcttGTTAGATGCAAAATAGGTTCCTTGATATAGATTACCTAAATAAGGTGCAAGGTAGGTTCCCTAATGTGTGGGGTAGGTTCTCTAGATAAGGTGCTGAGTAGGTTCAATAAATAAGGGCCAAGGTAGGTTCACTAAATGAAGTGTAAGGTAGGTTACCGAAATAAGGTTCAAGGTAGGTTCTCTAAATAAGGTGCTAAGTAGGTTCAATGAATATGGTGCAAGGTAAGTTCTCTAAATAAGGTGTAAGGTGCGTTCCCTAAACAAGGTCCAAGGTAGGTTCCCTAAATTAGGTGTCAGGTAGGTTCTCCAAATAAGGTGTAAGGCAGGTTCACTAAATAAGGTTCAAGGTAGGTTCTCTGAATAAGAGACAAGACAGGTTTCTTAAATTATGTATATGTTAGGTTTCATAAATAAGGTGCAAGGTGGGTTCAATGAATAAGGTGCTAGGTAAGTTCCCCAAATAAGGTGCAAGGTAGACTCCCTGAATAAGAGGCAAGGCAGGTTTCCTAAATTGGGTGTAAGGTAGGTTCTCACAATAAGGTGCAAGGTAGGTTCTCACAATAACGTACAAGGTAGGTTCTCACAATAAGGTACAAGGTAGGTTCCCTAAATAAGTTGCAAGGTCGGTTCTTCAAATAAGATTCAAGGTAGGTTTCTTAAATAGGGTGCAAGGTAGGTTTCCAAATAAGGTTCAAGGTAGGTTCCCCAAATAGGGTGCAAGGTAAGTTCCCCAAATAAGGTTCAAGGCAGCTTCCCTAAATAAGGTGCAAGGTAGGTTCCTTAAATAAGGATCAAGGTAGCTTCCCTAAATAAGGTGCAAGGTAGGTTCCCTAAATAAGGAACAAGGTAGCTTCCCTAAATAAGGATCAAGGTAGCTTCCCTAAATAAGGTACAAAGTAGGTTTCTAAATAAGGTTCAAGGTAGGTTCCCTGAATAAGGAATAAGATAAGTTTGGTAAACTAGGTATAAGGTAGGTTCCATAAACAAGGTGCAAGGTATGTTCACAAAATAAGGTGCAAGGTAGGTTCTCCTAATAAGGTACAAGGTAGGTTCCCCAAATAAGGTGCAATGTAGGTTAAATGAATAAGGTCTAAGGTAGGTTCCCTGAATAAGGAACAAAACAGGTTTGCTAAATAAGGTATAAGGTAGGTTCCCCAAATAAGGTGCAAGGTAGATTTCAAATAATTGAACAATTAGGTGCAAAACGAGTTTTCCCTAATACGAGATAACGTAAGTTCTCAATTTAGGTGCACAATGGTTACCTAATAAGGTGCACCCAAGTTGCAACCGTATTCCCAGAAAGAAATTATGTAGTTCCCTTGTAGGTGCATTATTGGAACTTCGATATTAAGGTGAAATAATCTTCCTTAACTAGGTACTGTACAAGTCTCTTAAAAAAATGTACAAGAATAGTAACTAATTAATGTGCAAGATAGTTTTCTTAGTAAGGTCGAAGTTAGACTCTAGAATAAGGTGCTAGGTAGGTTCTCAAATAAGGTGTGAGGTAGACTTACAAATAAGGTGCTAGGTAGGTTCTCAAATAAGGTGCTAGGTAGGTTCTCAAATAAGGTGTGAGGTAGGTTCTCAAATAAGGTGCTAGGTAGACTCACAAATAAGCTGTGAG
Above is a window of Palaemon carinicauda isolate YSFRI2023 chromosome 30, ASM3689809v2, whole genome shotgun sequence DNA encoding:
- the LOC137623537 gene encoding uncharacterized protein encodes the protein MPENFDFHLGIVRRKEVALIKIGSVKHLYLERCESFNSYPSPKNLRKDSQGRRRQRIFKLKFHHQALPPEYLDHYEASLRHEQRAAAAASSNSSPATTPTTARQHRETLVCDPSVKDMRDVPMGGLQGGVPRKGGRGRGRSQRSPRPITIHEAGEGATEALLRDLLLTRPHLHQAALQQVALARAQSVPSIMLATQHGSRGPPSPGTITPEEHLPYMGEMLLDTRPRRGRKPKKADITHLITKNYGLPGIGDVRMLHESLPMQHLDHSLQQLHQHLEQHHQQQQQQHLHQDGASPEDYTMMEQETIARSRSYSLLHTALTAAEAEDQNEPLNLCVRDVPLKCDPEQSKTARGRPDLPRIKLEPSPPMEEEETASVSGINSPDNVTWVTSGRLGVAPHWLHDYRLKSEDGLSSGHSTPSLCSQSSHMPSLSPPAFPHMSPPPPLASPHRHLPSHFMAVSPQSPHSPSPVPAASPLPPGHHHPRHVHAILKERLEEAARERLSPHDLYAKDRTPGRSARGGSGGVRKKRSPIFIPPADPSTEVSICKFKFTGGPNPILEEKKKVSVDAGGTLRYFSGGERGMTRDSKAIGAHLRLSGKLLDNISKCEKDVKKIRLESDTDDTCSLSGLGSAPTSPVGTLEHGMQPPTFAPPLEDSPKRKRRSKKSSVREKLEQTLRERGLLIQTQQVESAEGATYCKFRQLRKFTRYLFRSWKDYLPGQLQEGDLHLDGTNDPRYPHHLASGPLTPDHR